One Streptomyces sp. ML-6 genomic region harbors:
- a CDS encoding bifunctional salicylyl-CoA 5-hydroxylase/oxidoreductase, whose translation MPSRPTLAQAQASAQAQAPAPAQAPAPAQAPVRVQAPARAPATAPRTGARRIAVIGGGPGGLYAAALLKRLDPARDITVWERNAPDDTFGFGVVLSDETLGGIEHADPVVYRALKDEFVRWDDIDIVHRGVTQTSGGHGFAALGRRRLLEILRERCASLGVRLHFRTAAPPAAELAAAHDLVIAADGVHSPTRTAHADVFGPHLTTHRCRYIWLAADFALDAFRFETAETAYGVMQLHGYPFSSDASTVIVEMREEVWRAAGFDTCSVEHSTLRCAKIFTEALGGRPLRSNKSAWTAFRTVVNARWSHGNTVLIGDAAHTAHFSIGSGTKLAVEDALALAACIEERPDLPGALSAYEAERRPVVESTQRAAAASLRWFEELGTYVDQPPRQFAFNLLTRSRRVTHDNLRLRDPSFTAAVEEEFGGLPGTPPMFAPLRLRGLELRNRVVVSPMDMYSAVDGVPGDFHLVHLGARALGGAGLVMTEMVCVSAEGRITPGCAGLYTDEQVAAWSRVTDFVHANAPGTAIGVQLGHSGRKGSTRRMWEGIDQPLDHGNWPLVAASPIPYRDGVSQVPHVLDRAGLDAVREQFVAAARRADRCGFDLLELHCAHGYLLSGFLSPLTNHRTDEYGGCLANRLRFPLEVFDTIREQWPDARPMTVRISATDWAGGGTTADDAVEIARAFVAHGADAIDVSTGQVVSDEHPEYGRSYQTPYADRIRNALCVPVVAVGAISSWDDVNSLLLAGRADLCALARPHLYDPHWTLHAAAEQGYAGPGAPWPAPYRAGSRRPPTGRTDAPKPRLTLG comes from the coding sequence ATGCCCTCCCGACCGACCCTGGCACAGGCCCAGGCCTCGGCACAGGCCCAGGCTCCCGCCCCGGCCCAGGCTCCCGCCCCGGCCCAGGCTCCCGTCCGGGTCCAGGCCCCCGCCCGGGCCCCCGCGACCGCGCCCCGGACCGGCGCGCGGCGGATCGCGGTCATCGGCGGCGGCCCCGGCGGGCTCTACGCCGCGGCCCTGCTCAAACGGCTCGACCCGGCCCGCGACATCACCGTCTGGGAGCGCAACGCCCCCGACGACACCTTCGGCTTCGGCGTCGTCCTCTCCGACGAGACCCTCGGCGGCATCGAACACGCCGACCCCGTCGTGTACCGGGCACTCAAGGACGAATTCGTCCGGTGGGACGACATCGACATCGTCCACCGGGGCGTCACCCAGACCTCCGGCGGCCACGGCTTCGCGGCCCTGGGCAGGCGCAGACTCCTGGAGATCCTGCGCGAGCGCTGCGCGTCCCTCGGCGTACGCCTCCACTTCCGCACCGCCGCACCGCCGGCCGCCGAGCTGGCCGCCGCGCACGACCTGGTGATCGCCGCCGACGGCGTGCACAGCCCCACCCGCACCGCCCACGCCGACGTCTTCGGCCCCCACCTCACCACCCACCGCTGCCGCTACATCTGGCTCGCCGCCGACTTCGCCCTCGACGCCTTCCGCTTCGAGACCGCCGAGACCGCGTACGGGGTGATGCAGCTGCACGGCTACCCCTTCTCGTCCGACGCCTCCACCGTCATCGTCGAGATGCGCGAGGAGGTCTGGCGGGCCGCCGGATTCGACACCTGCTCCGTCGAGCACTCGACCCTGCGCTGCGCCAAGATCTTCACCGAGGCGCTCGGCGGCCGGCCGCTGCGTTCCAACAAGTCCGCCTGGACCGCCTTCCGCACCGTCGTCAACGCCCGCTGGTCGCACGGCAACACCGTCCTCATCGGTGACGCCGCCCACACGGCGCACTTCTCCATCGGCTCCGGCACCAAACTCGCCGTCGAGGACGCCCTCGCCCTCGCCGCCTGCATCGAGGAACGGCCCGACCTGCCCGGCGCGCTGTCCGCGTACGAGGCCGAGCGCCGGCCGGTCGTCGAATCCACCCAGCGGGCCGCGGCGGCCAGCCTGCGCTGGTTCGAGGAACTGGGCACCTACGTCGACCAGCCGCCCCGCCAGTTCGCCTTCAACCTCCTCACCCGCAGCCGCCGCGTCACCCACGACAACCTGCGCCTGCGCGACCCCTCCTTCACCGCCGCCGTCGAGGAGGAGTTCGGCGGCCTCCCCGGCACCCCGCCGATGTTCGCCCCGCTGCGGCTGCGCGGCCTCGAACTCCGCAACCGCGTGGTCGTGTCACCCATGGACATGTACTCGGCCGTCGACGGCGTCCCCGGCGACTTCCACCTCGTCCATCTGGGCGCCCGCGCGCTCGGTGGCGCCGGACTCGTCATGACGGAAATGGTGTGCGTCAGCGCCGAGGGCCGCATCACGCCCGGCTGCGCCGGCCTCTACACCGACGAGCAGGTCGCCGCCTGGAGCCGCGTCACGGACTTCGTCCACGCGAACGCCCCCGGCACCGCCATCGGCGTCCAGCTCGGCCACTCGGGCCGCAAGGGCTCCACCCGCCGGATGTGGGAGGGCATCGACCAGCCGCTCGACCACGGCAACTGGCCGCTCGTCGCCGCCTCCCCGATCCCTTACCGGGACGGCGTCAGCCAGGTCCCGCACGTCCTGGACCGGGCCGGACTCGACGCCGTGCGCGAGCAGTTCGTGGCAGCCGCCCGCCGCGCCGACCGCTGCGGCTTCGACCTGCTCGAACTCCACTGCGCCCACGGCTACCTGCTGTCCGGGTTTCTCTCGCCGCTCACCAACCACCGCACCGACGAGTACGGCGGCTGCCTGGCCAACCGGCTCCGGTTCCCCCTCGAAGTCTTCGACACCATCCGCGAACAGTGGCCGGACGCCCGGCCCATGACCGTCCGGATCTCGGCGACCGACTGGGCCGGGGGCGGCACGACGGCCGACGACGCCGTCGAGATCGCCCGCGCCTTCGTCGCCCACGGGGCCGACGCCATCGACGTCTCCACCGGCCAGGTCGTCTCCGACGAACACCCCGAGTACGGCCGCTCCTACCAGACCCCGTACGCCGACCGGATCCGCAACGCCCTGTGTGTGCCCGTCGTCGCGGTCGGCGCGATCTCCTCCTGGGACGACGTCAACTCGCTGCTCCTCGCGGGCCGGGCCGACCTCTGCGCCCTGGCCCGCCCCCACCTCTACGACCCGCACTGGACCCTGCACGCGGCGGCCGAGCAGGGCTACGCCGGCCCCGGCGCGCCCTGGCCTGCCCCGTACCGTGCGGGCAGCCGCCGCCCGCCGACGGGCCGCACGGACGCGCCGAAACCACGGCTCACCCTGGGGTGA
- a CDS encoding GNAT family N-acetyltransferase: protein MTWTFTDDVDTFLDAAGVSLAARPAENTLILTVTDTLRRRGPHAYGDAAPLLGWWRGADGEVAGTLVQTPPFPPVLGSVAPEAVGPLAAALPLTRINADRATAEVLAARWPGHRVDQEQRLYRLATLIPPSPSPSGRPRTATTTDRQLLVRWHLAFADQVGQSGSLAERQVDERTASGALTLWEDDGVPVSMAGILPRIAGTVRVTAVYTPPEHRRRGYAAAVTAEAARSAREAGAREVLLFTDLANPTSNGVYRRIGFRAVSDRLLISAEER from the coding sequence ATGACCTGGACCTTCACCGATGACGTCGACACTTTTCTCGACGCGGCCGGCGTCTCGCTGGCCGCCCGGCCCGCCGAGAACACCCTGATCCTGACGGTCACCGACACCCTGCGGCGGCGCGGCCCGCACGCCTACGGGGACGCTGCCCCGTTGCTCGGCTGGTGGCGCGGGGCGGACGGCGAGGTCGCGGGGACGCTGGTGCAGACCCCGCCGTTTCCGCCGGTGCTGGGATCCGTCGCCCCGGAGGCGGTCGGGCCGCTGGCCGCGGCGCTCCCCCTGACCCGGATCAACGCCGACCGGGCCACCGCCGAGGTGCTCGCCGCCCGCTGGCCCGGCCACCGGGTCGACCAGGAGCAGCGGCTCTACCGGCTGGCGACGCTGATCCCGCCCTCCCCGTCCCCCTCGGGCCGGCCCAGGACCGCCACCACCACCGACCGGCAACTGCTGGTGCGCTGGCATCTCGCCTTCGCCGATCAGGTCGGCCAGTCCGGCTCCCTCGCCGAGCGGCAGGTGGACGAGCGCACGGCGTCCGGCGCACTGACGCTCTGGGAGGACGACGGTGTCCCGGTGTCGATGGCGGGGATCTTGCCACGGATCGCGGGCACGGTCCGGGTCACGGCGGTCTACACCCCGCCCGAGCACCGCCGCCGGGGCTACGCGGCCGCGGTGACGGCGGAGGCCGCCCGGTCGGCGCGGGAGGCGGGCGCGCGGGAGGTGCTGCTCTTCACCGACCTGGCGAACCCGACCAGCAACGGCGTGTACCGGCGCATCGGCTTCCGGGCGGTCTCGGACCGGCTGCTGATCAGCGCGGAGGAGCGGTGA
- a CDS encoding AMP-binding protein: MDPKTSAHLDTFARDHLPPPDQWPHLLFDLPELRYPDRLNCATELLDRTIDRLGPDRPAFRTADGAVWSYGELRERVDRIAHVLTSRLGVVPGNRVLLRGPTTPRLAACWLAVLKAGAIAVTVLDRQRPAELSALCSIARVSHALCAAGAVDDLVRAEVPGLRITVYGGGGEDDLLRLAETVTGPYRAVDTAADDVALIAFTSGTTGRPKGCVHFHRDVLAIADTFSRHVLRPTPDDVFAGSPPLGFTFGLGGLVVFPLRAGASALLLEQSGPDRLLPALAAHRVSVLFTAPTAYRLMLDHVDAHDLGALRRCVSAGENLPVSTWRSWYERTGLRIINGIGATELLHIFISAADDAIRPGTTGIPVPGWQARVLDRDGGQVPDGEPGLLAVRGPVGCRYLADGRQREYVAHGWNFTGDTYVREPDGYFRYVARADDMIISSGYNIAGPEVEEALLRHPAVAEAAVVGRADELRGQIVVAYVVLREGADVPADALRAHVKNELAPHKCPRVVEFLPALPRTATGKLQRFRLRDG, translated from the coding sequence ATGGACCCGAAGACCTCAGCGCACCTCGACACCTTCGCCAGGGACCACCTGCCACCTCCGGACCAGTGGCCGCACCTGCTCTTCGACCTTCCCGAACTGCGTTATCCCGACCGCCTCAACTGCGCGACGGAGCTGCTGGACCGCACGATCGACCGCCTCGGCCCCGACCGGCCCGCCTTCCGCACCGCCGACGGCGCGGTCTGGAGCTACGGGGAGCTGCGGGAGCGGGTGGACCGGATCGCCCACGTCCTCACCTCCCGGCTCGGAGTCGTCCCCGGCAACCGCGTCCTGCTGCGCGGCCCCACCACCCCCCGGCTGGCCGCCTGTTGGCTGGCGGTGCTGAAGGCGGGGGCGATCGCCGTCACCGTGCTGGACCGGCAGCGGCCCGCGGAGCTGTCCGCCCTCTGCTCGATCGCCCGGGTGAGCCATGCGCTGTGCGCCGCCGGGGCGGTCGACGACCTGGTGCGGGCCGAGGTGCCGGGGCTGCGGATCACGGTGTACGGGGGCGGGGGCGAGGACGATCTGCTGCGCCTGGCCGAGACCGTGACGGGTCCGTACCGGGCCGTGGACACGGCCGCGGACGACGTCGCGCTGATCGCGTTCACCTCGGGGACCACCGGACGCCCCAAGGGCTGCGTGCACTTCCACCGGGACGTGCTGGCGATCGCGGACACCTTCTCGCGCCATGTGCTGCGGCCCACGCCCGACGACGTGTTCGCGGGCAGCCCGCCGCTCGGCTTCACCTTCGGGCTCGGCGGCCTGGTGGTCTTCCCGCTGCGGGCCGGTGCCAGTGCCCTGCTGCTCGAACAGTCCGGCCCGGACCGGCTGCTGCCCGCGCTCGCCGCCCACCGGGTCTCGGTGCTGTTCACCGCGCCGACCGCCTACCGTCTGATGCTCGACCACGTCGACGCGCACGACCTGGGCGCGCTGCGGCGCTGTGTGTCGGCCGGGGAGAACCTCCCGGTGTCCACCTGGCGCTCCTGGTACGAGCGGACGGGGCTGCGCATCATCAACGGCATCGGCGCCACCGAGCTGCTGCACATCTTCATCTCGGCCGCCGACGACGCGATCCGCCCCGGCACCACCGGGATTCCCGTGCCGGGCTGGCAGGCCCGCGTCCTGGACCGCGACGGCGGACAGGTGCCGGACGGCGAGCCGGGACTCCTCGCGGTACGCGGCCCGGTGGGCTGCCGCTATCTCGCCGACGGGCGCCAGCGGGAGTACGTGGCGCACGGCTGGAACTTCACCGGGGACACCTATGTGCGCGAGCCGGACGGCTACTTCCGGTACGTCGCCCGCGCCGACGACATGATCATCTCCTCCGGGTACAACATCGCGGGCCCCGAGGTCGAGGAGGCCCTGCTGCGCCATCCCGCGGTGGCCGAGGCCGCGGTGGTGGGCCGGGCGGACGAGCTGCGCGGCCAGATCGTGGTGGCGTACGTGGTGCTGCGCGAGGGCGCGGACGTCCCGGCCGACGCGTTGCGCGCCCACGTGAAGAACGAGCTGGCCCCGCACAAGTGCCCGCGCGTCGTCGAGTTCCTGCCCGCGCTCCCCCGTACCGCCACCGGGAAGCTGCAACGCTTCCGGCTGCGGGACGGCTGA
- a CDS encoding acyl-CoA dehydrogenase family protein: MTAFSLDPEQTAWCEELETLAERQLRPLAEKGEPGHVNRPLIAALGAAGLIDRLLDSGALDLCLLRESLARGCTEAETALALQGLGTHPVVRAGTPAHHDRWLPGVRAGRTVAAFALSEPGAGSDAAALALAAGRDGDGWRLTGEKCWISNAPEADFYTVFARTTPGAGSRGITAFLVPADRPGLTGTALDMLSPHPIGALAFDGVPVTPDDVLGEPDRGFRVAMDTLNLFRPSVGAFAVGMARAALDATVAHTAHRTAFGGPLKDLQAVSHQVAEMATRIEAARLLVHAAAAAYDAGEPGVPRRAAMAKLYATETAQYVVDTAVQLHGARALRRGHLLEHLYREVRAPRIYEGASEVQRTIIAKELYANREASA, encoded by the coding sequence ATGACGGCATTCTCACTCGATCCGGAACAGACCGCCTGGTGCGAGGAGCTCGAAACCCTCGCCGAACGACAACTGCGCCCCCTCGCCGAGAAGGGCGAACCGGGCCACGTCAACCGCCCCCTGATCGCCGCACTCGGCGCGGCGGGCCTCATCGACCGGCTGCTGGACTCCGGCGCCCTCGACCTCTGCCTGCTCCGCGAGTCCCTGGCCCGGGGCTGCACGGAGGCCGAGACCGCGCTGGCCCTCCAGGGGCTCGGCACCCACCCCGTGGTCCGGGCGGGCACCCCCGCCCACCACGACCGCTGGCTCCCCGGCGTACGGGCCGGGCGCACCGTGGCCGCCTTCGCGCTCAGCGAGCCGGGAGCCGGTTCCGACGCGGCGGCCCTCGCCCTGGCGGCCGGACGCGACGGCGACGGCTGGCGGCTGACCGGCGAGAAGTGCTGGATCTCCAACGCGCCCGAGGCCGACTTCTACACCGTGTTCGCGCGCACGACCCCCGGCGCCGGATCGCGCGGCATTACTGCGTTCCTGGTCCCCGCCGACCGCCCCGGGCTCACCGGCACCGCCCTCGACATGCTCTCGCCGCACCCCATCGGGGCCCTGGCCTTCGACGGGGTCCCGGTCACCCCCGACGACGTGCTCGGCGAACCGGACCGGGGCTTCCGCGTCGCCATGGACACCCTCAACCTGTTCCGGCCCAGCGTCGGCGCCTTCGCCGTCGGCATGGCCCGCGCCGCCCTCGACGCCACCGTGGCACACACCGCGCACCGCACGGCGTTCGGCGGCCCGCTGAAGGACCTCCAGGCCGTCTCCCACCAGGTCGCCGAGATGGCCACCCGCATCGAGGCCGCCCGGCTCCTGGTGCACGCGGCCGCCGCCGCGTACGACGCGGGGGAACCCGGCGTGCCGCGCCGCGCAGCCATGGCCAAGCTGTACGCCACCGAGACCGCCCAGTACGTCGTCGACACCGCCGTCCAACTGCACGGCGCCCGCGCCCTGCGCCGCGGCCACCTCCTCGAGCACCTCTACCGGGAGGTCCGCGCGCCACGGATCTACGAGGGCGCAAGCGAGGTCCAGCGCACCATCATCGCCAAGGAGCTGTACGCGAACCGGGAGGCGTCCGCATGA
- a CDS encoding RidA family protein, whose product MSPVHRINPVELSPPTGFSHAVTATGGQLVFLAGQTALDQDGKVVGDDLTEQFATALTNLLTALRAAGGVPADLARVTVYATDVADYRKRVAELGAVWRRLAGRDYPAMAVVGVARLWDEQALVELDGIAVLP is encoded by the coding sequence ATGAGTCCGGTCCACCGGATCAACCCCGTCGAACTGTCCCCGCCCACGGGCTTCTCGCACGCCGTCACGGCCACCGGCGGCCAACTGGTTTTCCTGGCCGGGCAGACGGCGCTCGACCAGGACGGCAAGGTGGTCGGCGACGACCTGACCGAGCAGTTCGCGACGGCGCTCACCAACCTGCTCACCGCCCTGCGCGCGGCGGGCGGCGTCCCGGCGGACCTGGCCAGGGTCACCGTGTACGCCACCGATGTGGCCGACTACCGCAAGAGGGTCGCCGAACTGGGCGCCGTCTGGCGGCGGCTGGCGGGCCGCGACTATCCGGCGATGGCGGTCGTCGGGGTGGCCAGGCTCTGGGACGAGCAGGCCCTCGTCGAGCTCGACGGGATCGCGGTACTTCCCTGA
- a CDS encoding ATP/GTP-binding protein, giving the protein MTSSQAAPAAVKILIAGGFGVGKTTMVGAVSEVTPLSTEEYLTQASVGVDDLAGVDQKDTTTVALDFGRITVSDELVVYLFGTPGQERFWFMWNDLVNGALGGVVIADTRRLDTSFASIDFYESRNIPFVVAINCFHGHNTRTPDEIRAALDLDPQVPLMIGDVRERPFSRDVLLALVDHLMGLPAAVG; this is encoded by the coding sequence ATGACAAGCAGTCAGGCGGCTCCCGCCGCCGTCAAGATCCTCATCGCCGGAGGCTTCGGCGTCGGCAAGACCACCATGGTCGGTGCCGTCAGCGAGGTCACCCCGCTGAGCACGGAGGAGTATCTGACCCAGGCCAGTGTCGGCGTCGACGACCTGGCCGGAGTCGACCAGAAGGACACCACCACCGTGGCCCTGGACTTCGGCCGGATCACGGTCAGTGACGAGCTGGTGGTCTACCTCTTCGGCACCCCCGGCCAGGAACGCTTCTGGTTCATGTGGAACGACCTGGTCAACGGGGCGCTGGGCGGGGTGGTGATCGCCGACACCCGCAGGCTGGACACAAGTTTCGCCTCGATCGACTTCTACGAGAGCCGGAACATCCCGTTCGTCGTGGCGATCAACTGCTTCCACGGCCACAACACCCGTACGCCGGACGAGATCAGGGCCGCGCTCGACCTCGATCCGCAGGTGCCGCTGATGATCGGTGACGTCCGCGAGCGGCCGTTCTCCCGGGACGTGCTGCTGGCGCTGGTGGACCATCTGATGGGGCTGCCCGCGGCGGTCGGCTGA
- a CDS encoding DUF742 domain-containing protein — MVRPYTITRGRTAPERDDFSLITVLTTALDPRDEHGAPILPGRLQPEHRLILERCRRPSAVAEVSSDLGLPVSVTKILLADLVAQGLLTARAPLSVARAAGGADMGLLAAVRDGLRRL, encoded by the coding sequence ATGGTGCGCCCGTACACGATCACCCGGGGCCGGACCGCTCCCGAGCGGGACGACTTCAGCCTCATCACCGTGCTGACGACCGCGCTGGACCCGCGGGACGAGCACGGTGCGCCGATCCTGCCGGGGCGGCTCCAGCCGGAGCACCGGCTGATCCTCGAGCGCTGCCGTCGGCCGTCCGCGGTGGCCGAGGTCTCGTCCGACCTCGGCCTCCCGGTTTCGGTGACCAAGATCCTGCTGGCCGACCTCGTCGCCCAGGGCCTGCTGACGGCTCGCGCGCCGCTCTCGGTGGCGCGGGCGGCCGGTGGCGCCGACATGGGCCTGCTGGCCGCCGTTCGTGACGGACTCCGGAGACTCTGA
- a CDS encoding roadblock/LC7 domain-containing protein produces the protein MTRTTATHQDLDWLLDGLVDSVAETRNAVLLSDDGLVVSHSRSIERADAERLAAICTGQQSLARGVGQLFDGGSVHQVIVELADLWLFIISAGQGTHLAVIASQEVDAEIMSLAMHNLVQQVGQKLSTPTRGEFDAFGPGDGPRA, from the coding sequence ATGACACGCACAACCGCCACCCACCAGGACCTCGACTGGCTGCTCGACGGCCTGGTGGATTCGGTGGCCGAAACCCGCAACGCCGTCCTGCTCTCCGACGACGGTCTCGTGGTGAGCCATTCGCGCAGCATCGAGCGCGCCGACGCCGAACGGCTGGCCGCCATCTGCACCGGCCAGCAGAGCCTGGCCCGCGGCGTCGGGCAGCTCTTCGACGGCGGCAGCGTCCACCAGGTGATCGTGGAACTCGCGGACCTGTGGCTGTTCATCATCTCGGCCGGGCAGGGCACCCACCTGGCCGTGATCGCCTCCCAGGAGGTGGACGCCGAGATCATGTCCCTCGCCATGCACAACCTCGTCCAGCAGGTCGGCCAGAAGCTCTCCACCCCGACCCGCGGCGAGTTCGACGCCTTCGGTCCCGGGGACGGGCCGCGCGCGTGA